Proteins from one Fragaria vesca subsp. vesca linkage group LG6, FraVesHawaii_1.0, whole genome shotgun sequence genomic window:
- the LOC101303254 gene encoding putative F-box/FBD/LRR-repeat protein At5g44950-like has product MASQAQVSVDRFSELPLEMAHHILSFLSIADVIRVSSLSKTCKGLHLSNPILTMDSFPFTLTSDKRLELFNSLDRFLVQRGNNKVESFIFEMESVYQHGETEIESHCSFEKSRILSWIQNVVDHCNVEELHVVFESFMSNPEDYSLDVKIDFPACIFLCQSLSYLNLQMDCAILKAPSFSTCPPSNLVHLILTHVTIEDGEGFCKWVSYCCRFIKELRLALVSGLDNITVQSSSLEYFWVHSDVLSNLVISGDRIQEVYIDWEYDVTTKQSNKSLNISAPNLKCLTWIGNMLDHQHLGQVNCLEKLVISLTCYDVNDLDSVCEQFLCSIRSVKVLFLDAVTAKTLFRKGFRPAPLSNVCDLLMFIRCSIDDNLVPAMTSLFRAVPNLIYLNVSSSSQFPIPLALLNLLGCDDNISGSDGGCWELQGLDFVSKVEEVIIGLNSGCNGFELARYMLEHARNLKKLSVITTPDDQSSSIPDIWRSNPSFNSRVVFVEEDY; this is encoded by the exons ATGGCTTCCCAAGCTCAGGTTTCTGTAGACAGATTCAGTGAACTTCCACTAGAAATGGCTCATCACATTCTGAGTTTCCTTTCCATAGCTGATGTCATTCGAGTGAGCAGCTTATCGAAAACATGCAAAGGTCTACATCTATCGAATCCTATTTTGACTATGGATTCATTTCCGTTCACCCTCACATCTGATAAGAGGTTGGAGTTGTTCAACTCGTTGGATCGCTTCCTGGTTCAACGCGGGAACAACAAGGTAGAATCCTTTATCTTTGAAATGGAGTCTGTATACCAGCATGGGGAAACCGAAATAGAAAGTCACTGTAGTTTTGAGAAATCACGAATTCTGAGTTGGATTCAAAATGTAGTAGATCATTGCAACGTGGAAGAGCTTCATGTTGTCTTTGAATCTTTTATGTCCAATCCAGAAGATTATAGTCTTGATGTTAAGATAGATTTTCCTGCCTGTATCTTTCTTTGCCAGTCATTGAGTTACTTAAACCTGCAAATGGACTGTGCAATACTTAAAGCTCCCTCCTTCTCTACTTGTCCCCCCTCTAATCTCGTGCACTTGATCCTGACACATGTAACAATAGAAGACGGTGAAGGGTTTTGCAAATGGGTCTCTTACTGTTGTAGGTTCATTAAGGAATTGAGGCTGGCACTAGTTTCTGGTTTGGATAACATCACCGTTCAAAGTTCGTCTTTGGAGTACTTTTGGGTGCACTCAGATGTTCTTTCGAATCTTGTAATATCTGGTGATAGAATTCAAGAAGTATATATAGACTGGGAGTATGATGTAACCACCAAGCAGAGCAATAAAAGTTTGAACATTTCGGCACCAAATCTGAAGTGTCTGACATGGATTGGGAATATGTTGGATCATCAGCATCTTGGGCAAGTGAATTGTTTGGAAAAACTTGTTATTTCTTTGACTTGTTATGATGTAAATGATTTGGATAGCGTTTGTGAGCAGTTCCTTTGCAGTATAAGAAGTGTTAAAGTTCTTTTTCTAGACGCAGTGACTGCCAAG ACTTTGTTCAGGAAGGGATTCAGACCTGCTCCATTGAGCAATGTTTGCGACTTGCTTATGTTTATTCGGTGCAGTATTGATGACAACCTTGTGCCAGCCATGACCTCTCTATTTAGGGCTGTGCCCAATTTGATTTATTTGAATGTGTCATCTTCTTCTCAATTTCCTATTCCACTTGCTCTTCTAAACCTTCTTGGTTGCGATGATAAT ATATCTGGATCTGATGGGGGATGTTGGGAACTCCAGGGGCTTGATTTTGTTTCTAAGGTGGAGGAGGTAATCATAGGGCTTAATTCAGGTTGCAATGGATTTGAATTAGCAAGGTACATGCTTGAGCATGCTCGTAATTTGAAAAAACTGTCTGTTATCACTACACCTGATGATCAATCAAGTTCAATACCGGATATATGGAGAAGCAACCCTTCTTTCAATTCTAGAGTTGTCTTTGTGGAAGAGGATTACTAG
- the LOC101303540 gene encoding uncharacterized protein LOC101303540, with protein MTFHSEISFQRGDEVEVCSKVPGFLGSYFEATIVAKKGSNYMVQYKNLVEEYDESVPLKETVMADEVRPMPPEVTEASEFHIGNRVDANDLDGWWVGTISTEKNVYGFHYVFFETTGEETAYPLWKLRVHQAWRNGKWEVSSKKRKRLALLF; from the coding sequence ATGACGTTCCACTCAGAGATTTCGTTCCAAAGAGGCGATGAGGTTGAAGTCTGCAGCAAAGTTCCAGGGTTCCTAGGCTCTTACTTTGAAGCAACCATAGTAGCAAAAAAGGGCAGCAACTATATGGTTCAGTACAAGAACCTGGTGGAGGAATATGACGAGTCTGTACCTTTGAAAGAGACTGTTATGGCAGATGAGGTAAGGCCTATGCCGCCGGAAGTTACCGAGGCTAGTGAGTTTCATATTGGCAACAGGGTTGATGCTAACGACCTCGATGGGTGGTGGGTTGGTACAATTTCTACTGAGAAAAATGTGTATGGTTTTCACTATGTGTTTTTCGAAACCACCGGGGAAGAGACTGCTTATCCACTCTGGAAGCTGAGAGTTCATCAAGCGTGGCGCAATGGAAAGTGGGAAGTGTCTTCCAAGAAGAGGAAGAGGCTTGCTTTGCTCTTTTAG